From Methanomassiliicoccales archaeon LGM-RCC1, one genomic window encodes:
- a CDS encoding radical SAM mobile pair protein B, which yields MSDIVVKEIETKNIMTKSSGPLGGYAVNPYTGCTHGCRYCYASFMKRFTGHTEPWGKFLDVKDWPKVDPSKYDNQTVLIGTVTDPYVPQEKKYLRTRKLLEQLSGSKADITICTRSDLVLRDLDLLKSFERMTVSFSINTLDDSFRSDMDKAMSIERRLDAMKKLYDERIRTVTFISPVFPGITDIEAIIRRIKDQCDLVWLENLNLRGGFKSDILSYIEERYPNLVPLYKEIYTKKDRSYFIDQERKAESLAKELGCPFTDNWTPYGRAEPGHPVIVDYFYHEEVRKTNNSGVRNRK from the coding sequence ATGAGCGATATAGTGGTTAAGGAGATAGAGACGAAGAACATCATGACCAAATCATCCGGTCCGCTGGGTGGTTATGCGGTCAACCCGTACACGGGATGCACCCACGGATGCAGATACTGCTATGCGTCGTTCATGAAGAGATTCACAGGACACACCGAGCCCTGGGGAAAGTTCCTGGATGTCAAGGACTGGCCGAAGGTGGACCCCTCAAAGTACGACAATCAGACCGTGCTGATCGGTACCGTCACGGACCCCTACGTCCCGCAGGAGAAGAAGTATCTCAGGACGAGGAAGCTGCTCGAACAGCTTTCCGGGAGCAAGGCCGATATCACCATATGCACCAGATCGGACCTTGTTCTCAGGGACTTGGATCTGCTGAAGAGTTTCGAACGCATGACCGTTTCCTTCTCCATCAACACCCTGGACGATTCCTTCAGATCGGACATGGACAAGGCCATGAGTATAGAGAGGCGCCTGGATGCCATGAAGAAGCTCTACGACGAGAGAATACGCACGGTCACCTTCATCTCGCCTGTCTTCCCGGGGATAACCGATATAGAAGCAATCATAAGGAGGATAAAGGACCAATGCGACCTGGTTTGGCTGGAGAATCTCAATCTCAGGGGAGGATTCAAGTCCGATATACTGTCGTACATAGAGGAGAGATATCCTAACTTAGTTCCGCTGTACAAGGAGATCTATACGAAGAAGGACCGCTCCTATTTCATCGACCAGGAAAGGAAGGCGGAGAGCCTGGCCAAGGAATTGGGTTGCCCATTCACCGACAACTGGACACCATACGGGAGGGCGGAACCCGGACATCCCGTCATAGTCGATTACTTCTATCACGAGGAGGTCAGGAAGACCAACAACTCCGGGGTCAGGAACAGGAAATGA
- a CDS encoding DUF5131 family protein, with protein sequence MSIRCLKSEIQCLNAVIGCTRGCEYCYTRTVVRRYHVTEDFSIPQFFPTKLRILDRKRPRIYFMTGMSDLSDWKREWIDTTMDAVGNNPQHQYIFLTKSPDRLRIRCDMDNVCFGVTITRDSEKGRIRELRRNVRAGSYHITFEPMFDRISDIDFEGVDWIVLGTETGNRRGKAVSQRDWIQDIADSAIESGVSVFMKEDVKDIMDEENMIQELPRAYEELLVRQKEWRL encoded by the coding sequence ATGTCAATAAGATGCCTGAAATCGGAGATACAGTGCCTGAACGCGGTCATAGGGTGCACCAGAGGATGCGAGTATTGCTATACGAGAACCGTCGTCAGAAGATATCATGTGACGGAGGACTTCTCGATACCGCAGTTCTTCCCGACAAAACTGAGGATCCTGGACAGAAAACGCCCGCGCATCTACTTCATGACCGGGATGAGCGACCTCTCCGATTGGAAAAGGGAATGGATAGACACTACCATGGATGCCGTCGGGAATAACCCGCAGCACCAGTACATATTCCTGACCAAATCCCCGGACAGATTGAGGATTAGGTGCGATATGGATAACGTGTGCTTTGGTGTGACCATCACAAGAGATTCCGAGAAGGGCAGGATAAGGGAGCTTCGGAGGAATGTCCGTGCGGGAAGCTACCACATTACTTTCGAACCGATGTTCGACCGCATATCTGACATTGATTTCGAAGGAGTCGATTGGATAGTCCTCGGTACGGAGACTGGAAACCGCAGAGGAAAGGCCGTATCGCAGCGCGATTGGATACAGGACATCGCCGATTCGGCCATCGAATCGGGCGTCAGCGTCTTCATGAAGGAGGATGTAAAAGACATCATGGACGAGGAGAACATGATACAGGAGCTTCCCAGAGCCTACGAGGAGCTTCTGGTCAGGCAGAAAGAGTGGAGATTATGA
- a CDS encoding SEL1-like repeat protein, with product MSDEDKRGFVFHSSQGETELSIEEVKQLAERNDPDGLYALGMAYLYGWDIPQDEALGYKYLEEASDKGQSEAMTLLVRMYMQGEYDGMDQEKAAKMSILAAKDGIPDAQLYAGLAYMDGIAVKQDYKEAVRLFRLAANQGNDEARTNLAFLFQEGLGVEKDESKAFKMYRTSANNGNLNAMFHLAIAYEFGTGTKRDISKAVEWYAKGSDSNDPFAAERLAYIYAEGIEGIEPDADKAFELFLKAANAGIPGAMFMVGYCYVGGHGVSPDVEEAKKWLKMAADSDIPEAKELLAQL from the coding sequence ATGTCGGATGAAGACAAAAGAGGCTTCGTTTTCCACTCGTCTCAGGGAGAGACGGAGCTTTCGATCGAAGAGGTAAAGCAGCTCGCAGAGCGGAACGATCCGGATGGATTGTACGCGCTCGGGATGGCATATCTCTACGGTTGGGACATCCCCCAGGATGAGGCCTTGGGGTACAAGTATCTCGAGGAGGCATCAGATAAGGGCCAGAGCGAGGCCATGACCCTTCTGGTCAGGATGTACATGCAGGGTGAGTATGACGGCATGGATCAGGAGAAGGCCGCCAAGATGTCCATCCTGGCCGCCAAAGACGGCATCCCCGATGCCCAGCTGTACGCAGGATTGGCCTACATGGACGGCATAGCCGTCAAACAGGATTACAAGGAAGCCGTAAGGTTGTTCCGTCTGGCAGCTAACCAGGGGAATGATGAGGCCCGCACGAATCTCGCTTTCCTCTTCCAGGAAGGTCTGGGTGTCGAGAAGGACGAATCCAAGGCATTCAAGATGTACAGGACCTCGGCCAATAACGGCAACCTCAATGCCATGTTCCATCTTGCCATCGCCTATGAGTTCGGTACCGGTACCAAAAGGGACATCTCCAAGGCAGTGGAATGGTACGCAAAAGGCTCTGATTCCAACGATCCATTCGCCGCCGAGAGGCTTGCTTACATCTATGCCGAGGGTATCGAAGGCATCGAACCCGATGCCGACAAAGCATTCGAATTGTTCTTGAAGGCAGCCAATGCAGGCATCCCCGGAGCCATGTTCATGGTCGGCTACTGTTACGTCGGAGGGCATGGCGTATCCCCCGATGTCGAAGAGGCCAAGAAGTGGCTGAAGATGGCCGCTGACAGCGATATCCCCGAGGCCAAGGAACTGTTGGCCCAACTGTGA
- a CDS encoding tetratricopeptide repeat protein, protein MDSENLKASAEAGDVESQYKLGLNYIYGTDVPKDTTKAAEWFKKAADQGYLPARRELALLLAAGDGVDVDMEKAIQYLSEAADQLDPSALYHLGLMYEVGIGIPKDLQKSVRMLAYAAEMGYPGADTDAERVDKILYDERVKKLRARPLLHLQISDVDVEAACCKPMLDHLISEDIVFIDSRTGPALLGEDKDGMDAVLDHCPFCGAPIQIIPRDTKF, encoded by the coding sequence ATGGACAGCGAGAACCTCAAAGCAAGCGCAGAGGCAGGAGACGTCGAATCCCAGTACAAGCTAGGACTCAACTACATCTATGGTACGGATGTCCCTAAGGACACCACCAAGGCCGCTGAGTGGTTCAAGAAGGCGGCAGATCAGGGATACCTCCCCGCACGCAGGGAACTCGCTTTGCTCCTGGCCGCCGGTGACGGTGTCGATGTTGACATGGAGAAAGCCATTCAATACCTCTCGGAGGCAGCTGACCAGCTCGATCCCAGCGCATTGTACCACCTCGGACTCATGTATGAGGTAGGAATCGGAATCCCCAAGGATCTCCAAAAGAGCGTCAGGATGCTCGCTTACGCGGCAGAGATGGGATATCCCGGAGCGGATACAGACGCTGAGAGAGTCGATAAGATACTCTACGACGAGAGGGTCAAGAAGCTCCGCGCCAGACCTCTCTTGCACCTCCAGATTTCCGATGTGGATGTCGAGGCTGCTTGCTGCAAGCCGATGCTGGACCATCTCATATCCGAGGATATAGTCTTCATCGACTCCAGGACAGGCCCCGCACTTCTGGGCGAGGACAAGGACGGAATGGACGCTGTACTGGACCACTGCCCGTTCTGCGGAGCACCTATCCAGATCATACCCCGCGACACCAAGTTCTGA
- a CDS encoding adenine phosphoribosyltransferase — protein METNELEKAYLASKVVMKGDYPYFINAISDGNPSISRELLDQIVGNFQRLTDLDTDVYLAPEAMGIPIAAALTMRTGVPFQIIRKRGHGIPEEIKLKKATGYETADMFLSFMEPGTKAILVDDVVSTGGTLEAIVNILREHDIIIEKALCVLNKCKDLDALSEKIGIPIYTLIDVAVEDGKPVLRQ, from the coding sequence ATGGAAACCAATGAGTTGGAGAAGGCCTATCTGGCCTCTAAGGTCGTGATGAAGGGTGATTATCCCTATTTCATCAACGCCATTTCGGACGGAAACCCCTCTATCTCACGCGAGCTTCTCGACCAGATAGTCGGAAACTTCCAGAGATTGACAGACCTCGACACCGACGTCTATCTAGCTCCGGAAGCTATGGGAATCCCCATCGCAGCTGCACTTACCATGCGCACCGGAGTTCCATTCCAGATCATCCGTAAGAGAGGACATGGCATCCCAGAGGAGATCAAGCTGAAGAAGGCCACCGGCTACGAGACCGCCGATATGTTCCTGAGCTTCATGGAGCCGGGTACAAAGGCCATACTGGTCGATGATGTTGTCAGCACTGGAGGTACTCTGGAGGCCATCGTGAACATTTTACGTGAACACGACATCATCATCGAAAAGGCCCTCTGCGTCCTGAACAAGTGCAAGGATCTTGATGCCCTTTCCGAGAAGATAGGAATACCGATCTACACGCTCATCGATGTCGCTGTCGAGGACGGAAAACCCGTTCTCAGACAATAA
- a CDS encoding serine protease, producing the protein MFADACQKAMGYTRPVAVSTRTLDGTLRTDIASFIVVNKDGWAITAGHVFDSFAKFQSDSKKMEEIDVINSGRSQGAGKLSGEIKKDKTFLTNHSFWWGWDGVMLSTVTINRQADIALVKLENFDPKNVPEYPVFADSSHMRIGTSVCRGGYPFIEITPKFLEDRKAFSIPSIPHDKFFYPIDGIFTHYEDKGKSKDGSLDLKYIETSSIGLRGQSGGPIFDAQGRIYGMQILTEHRVTGFHPTAEVDGQKYIETQFMNVGVGLHVDTILQLMDMRNVRYQKEGDESGFRIVD; encoded by the coding sequence ATGTTCGCGGATGCCTGCCAGAAAGCCATGGGATACACACGTCCGGTAGCCGTCTCGACTCGTACTCTCGACGGCACATTGCGTACGGATATCGCTTCCTTCATAGTCGTCAACAAGGACGGTTGGGCCATTACCGCGGGCCACGTATTCGATTCCTTCGCCAAATTCCAGAGCGACAGCAAGAAGATGGAGGAGATCGATGTGATCAATTCCGGAAGATCTCAAGGCGCAGGAAAGCTCTCCGGCGAGATAAAGAAGGACAAAACCTTCCTAACCAACCATTCATTCTGGTGGGGATGGGACGGAGTCATGTTATCCACGGTCACCATCAACCGTCAGGCGGACATCGCATTGGTGAAATTGGAGAACTTTGACCCCAAGAATGTTCCCGAGTACCCCGTGTTCGCCGATTCATCCCACATGAGGATAGGCACAAGCGTTTGCCGCGGCGGCTATCCATTCATAGAGATCACTCCCAAGTTCCTTGAGGACAGGAAGGCTTTCAGCATCCCTTCCATACCTCATGACAAGTTCTTCTACCCCATAGACGGGATATTCACCCACTACGAGGACAAGGGCAAATCGAAAGACGGCAGCCTTGACCTCAAGTACATAGAGACCTCATCAATCGGTCTGAGAGGCCAGTCTGGCGGTCCGATCTTCGATGCTCAGGGAAGGATCTACGGAATGCAGATACTCACAGAGCACCGTGTAACCGGATTCCACCCTACTGCAGAGGTCGATGGGCAGAAGTACATCGAGACTCAGTTCATGAACGTGGGTGTCGGACTGCATGTGGACACCATCCTTCAGCTCATGGATATGAGGAACGTCAGGTATCAGAAGGAAGGCGACGAGAGCGGTTTCAGGATCGTCGACTGA
- a CDS encoding HAD family hydrolase, whose amino-acid sequence MPDTKLLIFDLDGTVNNSSPGIAYCYKRTGEHYGKMDITDDRIAEGLCGPFDENLRMILDDPTIDIDEAIKVYTKFYVEFGQAMSELFDGIKEVLIDLKERGYLIGLATLMADEYAKSTLENYGIIDYFDTVHGASFVIPYVKEDLIDMCIYDVDVLPEEAVMIGDGLDDYRASKVSGTDFLAATYGYELNEDYCVKHGLKYVNSPSEISDKF is encoded by the coding sequence ATGCCAGATACTAAGCTCCTGATCTTCGATCTAGACGGTACCGTCAACAATTCTTCCCCAGGTATCGCCTACTGCTACAAGAGGACTGGAGAGCATTATGGCAAGATGGACATCACGGACGACAGGATCGCCGAGGGCCTTTGCGGACCTTTCGATGAGAATCTGAGGATGATTCTAGATGATCCTACGATAGATATCGATGAGGCCATTAAGGTCTACACGAAATTCTACGTAGAATTCGGACAGGCGATGTCCGAACTGTTCGACGGCATAAAAGAAGTCCTCATAGACCTCAAGGAAAGAGGATACCTTATTGGTCTGGCCACTCTCATGGCAGATGAGTATGCAAAGAGTACGCTGGAGAACTATGGGATTATCGACTACTTCGATACCGTACACGGAGCGAGCTTTGTGATACCCTACGTCAAAGAGGACCTGATAGACATGTGCATCTACGACGTGGATGTGCTGCCTGAAGAAGCAGTGATGATCGGCGATGGTTTGGATGATTACAGGGCATCGAAAGTCTCTGGCACGGACTTCCTGGCAGCCACATACGGCTACGAGCTGAACGAGGATTACTGCGTCAAGCACGGCCTGAAATACGTCAACTCTCCGTCAGAGATTTCAGATAAATTCTGA